One genomic window of Solanum dulcamara chromosome 10, daSolDulc1.2, whole genome shotgun sequence includes the following:
- the LOC129870343 gene encoding peroxisomal nicotinamide adenine dinucleotide carrier-like: MSSALANGLAGAGGGIIAQIITYPLQTVNTRQQTERVLKEGRDSRGSALFQILQVVRSEGLPGLYSGLKPSLLGTAVSQGVYYYFYQVFKNRAEAIASANKKRGRGDGSVGMLSWLVVAALAGSVNVLLTNPIWVLVTRMQTHTQAERKIVEAKRETLLKEASQSVLTASSLEVQLAELDSLKPHCYGTLQAAREVYNESGVTGFWKGVIPSLIMVSNPSIQFMIIESLSKQLRAKRAAKKKDLQNITALEVFVIGAFAKLGATVCTYPLLVVKSRLQAKQEISGNVSLRYSGTVDAIIKMIHHEGFRCFYQGMRTKIVQSVFAASVLFMVKEELVKVYAVLANKSKVNV, encoded by the coding sequence ATGTCAAGTGCCTTGGCTAATGGGCTGGCTGGAGCTGGTGGAGGCATAATTGCACAAATAATTACATATCCCCTCCAAACTGTCAATACACGGCAGCAGACTGAGAGAGTCTTGAAAGAGGGCCGCGATTCTCGTGGCAGTGCCCTGTTTCAAATCTTACAGGTGGTTAGAAGTGAAGGCTTGCCGGGGCTTTACAGCGGCCTGAAGCCTTCTCTGCTTGGAACTGCCGTGTCACAGGGTGTCTACTACTATTTTTACCAGGTTTTCAAGAACAGGGCTGAGGCTATAGCATCTGCAAATAAGAAAAGAGGCCGAGGGGATGGTTCTGTTGGGATGCTTTCTTGGCTCGTTGTGGCAGCACTTGCAGGTTCAGTAAATGTATTGCTGACAAACCCTATATGGGTTCTTGTTACTCGTATGCAGACTCATACACAAGCAGAAAGGAAAATTGTGGAGGCAAAAAGGGAAACCTTATTAAAGGAAGCCTCTCAAAGTGTCTTGACGGCTTCTTCCTTGGAAGTACAATTGGCTGAGCTTGATTCATTGAAACCTCACTGCTATGGGACATTGCAAGCAGCACGGGAGGTTTATAATGAATCAGGAGTTACAGGATTCTGGAAAGGAGTCATCCCATCATTGATCATGGTTTCTAATCCCTCTATTCAGTTCATGATTATTGAGAGTTTGTCAAAGCAGTTAAGGGCTAAACGTGCTGCAAAGAAGAAAGACTTGCAGAATATAACTGCTTTGGAGGTTTTTGTAATTGGAGCCTTTGCTAAACTTGGAGCAACTGTATGCACATATCCGTTGTTGGTTGTGAAGTCAAGGCTTCAAGCAAAGCAGGAGATTAGTGGAAATGTCTCATTACGATATTCAGGTACGGTGGATGCTATTATTAAGATGATTCATCATGAAGGATTCAGATGCTTCTATCAGGGAATGCGCACAAAGATAGTGCAGAGTGTCTTTGCAGCCTCCGTACTTTTCATGGTGAAGGAAGAGCTTGTCAAAGTTTATGCCGTTTTGGCTAACAAAAGCAAGGTCAATGTATAG